The DNA region GAATGGTGCTTCCAACCGGCCGTGAAGCTCGATTTCCGGCATTTCGAGGATGGCTATGTGGCGACACAAGGCGATGTCGAGGCGGAGCTCAAGCGCATCGGCCATGAGTTGCGGCCGCTCGAGATCGTGGTCGTCAACACGCGCGCCGGCTCGCGCTATGGCGAGGATGATTATGTCGACACCGGCTGCGGCATGGGCAAGGAAGCGACGCTCTGGATGCTCGAGCGCGGCGTGCGGCTCGTCGGCACCGATGGCTGGAGCTGGGACGCGCCCTTCTCGCATACGCGCCGCAAGGTCGCGGCGACCGGTGATGCCTCGCTGATCTGGGAAGGCCATCGGGCTGGCCGCGAGATCGGCTATTCGCATCTCGAGAAGCTGCACAATCTCGAGGTGCTGCCGGCCGACGGCTTCGAGGTCGTCTGCTTTCCGGTGAAGGTGCATCGCGGCTCGGCCGGCTGGACGCGGGCGGTGGCGATCCTGCCGGAGTGATGCTCGGCGGCGGCGCTGCTCCTGGGACCGCGACCGTCTCGGTCGCCCTTGCCTCCCGGCGGCGCGGATTACCATCTCAAGGGCGGGCAGGATGCCCGCGGTCCCAGCTGGTCGCCCTTCCTTCCCGGCGGTGCGCCTCGCCGTTCGCAAGGGCGGGCGGGAGAGGCTGTGAGTTTTTGAAATGATCACGAAGGGCGGTGTCGAGAACGTCGCGGAGAACGGGGCCGGCATCGACAGAGCAAGTTCTTGAAGGCCTTTTCCGACCATTTACGCTATTTACTCACAGCAAAACAGGCGGGTCCCGGCAAGTTTTTCCCGCTGTTTCAAAAACTCACAAGCTCGGACGCCCGCGGTCCCAGCGCGCCCGCCTACGTCCTCTTGAGGCGAGCCTTGCCGCCGGCGCCCGGCCGGGGGAAGCCGCCGATGCGCGACAGAACGGAGGCGAGCGGATCGGCGCTCCAGGCCCGGGTGACGAAGTCGTTATGCACCACCTCGTCAGGGGCACGCAGGAACGTCACACTGCCGCCGGCAAGCGTCGCGGCTGCCCTGGTGTCGAAGCCGACGCCACGCTGCGACAGGAGCTGCTGTAGGCTAAGATTGCCGTCGCTCGTCGATTTCGAATAGGCGCTGAAGAAGAAGGCGTCGCGCCGGGCGGCGATCCAATCGGCGAATTTGTCCAGCTCGCCATAGGCTGCGTCCATGAGGACCACGCCGCGCAAGCGCCCGCTATCCCCCCAATATTTGAGCGAGAAGGCGGCCGGCAGATAGCCGCCGCTATAGGCGACGAAAACGACCGGGGCCGAGCGCAGCACGGATGCGGCGCGCTCGCTGCCATGGAGGGTGGCGAGATGCGAAGCCGCCTCGTCGATGAAGCGGCCGAAGACATTGGGCTCCCAGAAACGCCCGGCGCTCGAATCGCCAGCATTGACGGCAAATTGCGGAGCGACGAGGACTGCGTTCAGGCCGGAATCCGCGAGCTGGCGCGGCACCTGCTGACGCGCTGCCACATCACGTTCGAGAGTGGCGTTGTTGCCGTGGAAATACACGACGATGACGGCCGGACGGTCGAGGTCGAATCCGGCCGGGATCGAGAGCAGCACCCGATGGTCGCGATAGGCCTGATCCTCCCAGACAACGCCGCCGCGCGGCGAGGAATGGCCGTGCCGCTCGCCATCGGTCACATCGAGGAAAGGCTTGTCGGTATCGGGGATCATCCCGGAATAGGGAAAGGGGGTGACGTCGAAGGGGATGAGCGCGGTCCTGGTCGCCGGAAAACCGGTCGAGCGAGCATTTTGCATGGCGAAGAGCCCGTTCGCGGCGGTGGTTCCCGATGCGTCATCTTGCGCTGCGACACAAGCCGACAGGATGGTGGCGAGGGCGACGAGCGCAGCTCTCACGCCGGCACCTCGCCGGCTGTCGCGAGTGCCGCGCGCGGCGCAGGTTGCGGCTTCAGCACGGCGAAGAAGGCCGGCAAGGCCAGAAGATAGGCGCAGCCCGCGACTGCGAGCACCGTGGTCAGCCCGAAGGATGTGGCGATGATCGGCACGACCGCGGCGCCGATGACGGAGAAGCAGCCATTGATGCCCCAGGCCCAGAGGAACATGTGCTCCTTGCCGAGTCTTGCGAGCGAGGTCATCGCGGTCGGCATCGGAAAGCCCATGAGGAAGGCCGGCGGGAAGATCAAGGCGAAGCACAGGACGAGGCGCATGCCATAGGGGAAGGCGCCGATCCAATCGAGCGCCCGATCGAGGAACAGGCCGTAGCCGATCAGCAAGGCCCCGATCGCCAGGAAGACGAGCGGCATGACCTGGCGGGCCCGATCGAGGACGCGTTCCGAGACGAAGCTGCCGAGGCCCGAGCAGACCAGCATGGCAGTGATCAGGATAGAGGCCGATACCGTCGCATTGCTGAGCGCCAGGATGAAATTCGCGATCAGCCCGACCTCGACCATGATGTAGCCGAGGCCGAGGCAGGCGAAATAGACGATGGTCAAGGCCTTGCCGGGCGAGGTGCTGAAGACGCTGCGCCAGCCGAAGATGACCGGCAGGAGCACGAGCGACATGGCCGCGATGCAGGCGATGCCGAGCGTCGCCCAGAGCAGCAGATAGCCCCATTCATCCTGGAGCAGCTCCAACCGATCGGTGATGCGCGGCAGGTCGACCGGCTTCACATAGGCGGCGAAATAGGGTCGGCTATTGGTGAGGATGCGTGTGTCGAAGACATATTGCCGCGAGAATTCCGGCCAGCCGCCTTGCAGCAGATGATACCAGGCGAGGCGACCCATGATGGTCGAGGGCAAGACGCCGGCGGCGGTAGGCGCGCCATCCGGAAGAGGAGCGGCCTCGGCCTTCGGCGGAGCCCCGTCATCGCTGCCGGCAGGCGCTGTCGCATCGATCTTGGGCTCGGGGCCGCCGATCGAGCTGGTGTCGAAGAAGATCTGGTCGCGATAGCCCTCGAGTACCGTATCGGCCTGCGACAGATCGGCCTTGAAGCCCGGATAATAGATCTCGTCGAAGGACATGGCGCGGGTGTGGGCACGCAGCTTGGCGACCTCCTCGGCGCTGAAGCCGTCGCGCTTGTAGAGGACGGTCGCGGTCGCAAGATAGCTCGAGACGACGAAGAAGGATGAGCCGACATCGCCTTGACCCGCCTGCCTGGCGGCGGCCGCCATGGTGGCGTAGAGCTTCAGCACCGATTTCGGCGGCTCTTCCTTGTTCCAGAGCGTCACCGCCAGCACGCCGCCGGGCTTCAGCGCCCGCATATAGCTCGCCATCGCCTCGCGCGTGTAGGCGAATTTCTCGACGATGGCGAAGCCGCCCGGATTCGACAGGCCGGCGGAATCGGCAAGGCTCAGATCGACGATGTCGTAACGCTTGTCCGTATGGGCGAGGAACAGGCGCCCGTCATGATCGACCACGGTCACCTTGGGATCGCGCAGGATGTCGCCGGTGAAATCCCGCAAGCCCCTGTCGTTGAGGAAGGCGCTGAGCACGGCCGGATTGCTCTCGGCCACGGTGACGCTCTTCGAGCCCGAGCGCAGCGCCACCGAGGTCGAGATGCCGCCACCGAACTGCACCACGAAAGTGTCGGGCGCCTGCTTGATGACATAGGGGTAGATCATCGGCAGATAGCGGAAATAGGCGGTGTCCTTCGCCGGAAGCTCGCGGATGATGCCGTTCGGGCCATCGCCGTCGACATAAAGGCCGAGATAGGCGTTCGCCGGCATGGTCGGCAGGTTGAAGGCCGCGTTGTCGGAGAGGCCGGGCGCGAAATGCAGATAGGAGCTGGCATAGACTTCGAGATAGCCGAAGGGCGAGGCCTTCTCGTAGACGCGCCTCGCATCCGGAAACTTCCGGGCATAGGCGACGCCCTTATAGTCCGACACCGCAAGCTTGCGGATATCGAGCGCCGGGGGCAGGCCGAGATGGGCGGCGACCGTCAGCACCGCGGCGAGCCCGAGCAGCGCCGCGCCTTTGCGATCCGCGAAGGCCAGGAACCAGAACAGGCTGCCGACGCACCACAGAAGCAGCGGCGCCAGGATCAGGTTCTCGGGCACCAGCACGAACATGGCGGCAAGGATCAAGAGCCCGCACAGGCCCGAACCCGCGAGATCCGCGAAATAGACGCGGCTGAAGGATTTCTGGCATTTCAGGAACACGGTGCCGAGGAACACCGCGCCTGCCAGGAAGGGCAGGATATACAGCATGAAATTGCCGAAGAGCCGCCATTTCTGCGTCGGGTCGGAGACGAGGAAGATGGCGTTGAACGGGATCTGCTGGGCGAGGAGATTGGCGGCGACCGCGAGCGGCCCGAACAGGATGAGCGCCGTCGCCGCAACGCCCTTCCAATGGCGGGCGAACCAGCTTTTAGCGATGCACATGACGGCGCTGGTGAGGCCGAAGCCCAGCATGGCGAGGCTCACCACCAGCGAGCCGAAATGCGCCCAGCTGCCGACCGCGAAGACGCGCATGATGCCGATCTGCAGCGCGATCACGGCGCCGGCGACGAAGCTGACCGCGAGATAGAGCGGCCAAGTCGGCGCAACCTCCGTGGAGGCGGTGCTGCCGGGTTTGATGTCCGCAGCTTCGCCCAGCGGATCGCGCGGTTCGTCTGGGCCGCCGGCTCCCGGCACCGCGGCCTTTGCCTTTTGCTGCGACGGCGCGTCCGGACGAACGGCTGCCACCTCAGCCCCGGACCGCGCTTCGTTCACTGATTATGGGTTCCGGCGATGACGTCGCCATCGAGCTTGGTGAAGGGGACGAAGGGCACGACCCTGCCATTATAGATGTCGGATCTGGCGACGTTGATGGTGCCGTCCGGCGCCTCCTCCTTGACGATCTTGAGGAGGCGTTGCGCCCCCGGAGGACCGACCGGGATCACCATGATGCCCTGCGGCTTGAGCTGCTGCAGGAGCGGCGGCGGCACATGGTCGATGCCGCAGGTGACGATGATCTTGTCGAAGGGGCCGGCCTCCTCCCAGCCGTAATAGCCGTCGGCATTCTTGGAGGTGATCGCCTTGTATTCGCCGTAGCCGTTATTGATCAGGGCATCGTAGATGCTGCGGGTACGCTCGGCGAGCGGCTTGATGATCTCGATGGTCCAGACCTTGTCGGTCAGATTGGCGAGATAGGCCGATTGATAGCCTGAGCCGGTGCCGATCTCGAGCACCTTCTCGCCCATCTTGACGTCGATCGTGCTGGTCATGCGGCCGACCACATGCGGACCCGAGATCGTCACACCGAAGCCGATATCGAGGAAAGCATGGTCATAGGCGCGCGACAGGTTCTGCTTGAGCACGAATTCCTCGCGCGGCACCATCAGGAAGGCGCGCATATTGCGCTTGTCCCACAGATCCTTGTTGGCGACGAGCACCCGGTAGCGCTCAAAGCGCTCGGCGAGATATTTCGGATCCTCGCCGCGATTGGCCTCCATCCATTTGATGAAGCCGTCGCGCGTATCGGCTGGAGGAAATTCATCGAAGCTGTAGGGCTTCGGCACATTGGCCAAGGCCGCACCGGCAATGGATATGTCAGTCAGGGCAGCAAGAGAGCCGATGATGAAGTGGCGCCGCTGCAAGTCTTCCTCCGCCGGTTGTGTCCAGAGTCTGATCGCAGAACTGGCTCGATCTCACGACCCCCCAAGCCGTTGATTCGGACCAATGGCAATGGTCTAGGCTTTGAGTCTAGCGGCGCCTTCAAGCGAAGTCACGATTGCTTGCGCCGCCAAGTTTCTTGCGCCGACATGTCGCCCTCGTGACGAGATGAGAGCAAGACCACGGCAGGCAATGATCGTGCCGAGAACAGGCGCGCGGGGGGAAGAATGAGATCGGCTCGAGCTCAGGCTTCGGCGAGAGCTCGCTCGACCGCCTCCGGCTCGCGGTCGATCACGGTGAGCAGCACCCGGCTCGGCCCTTCCGGTGCGCGGCGGCGTTGCTCCCAATCCCGCAGGGTCGGAAGCGGGATCCCGAAGCGAGCCGCGAACACCGCCTGCGTCAGCCCCATGCGCTTGCGTATCGCCTTTACGTCCACGGTGGGCGGCATGCGGACGCGATAGGTCGAGGGATCGGCCTCACCGCGAGCGATGGCTCGAGCCTCGTCCACCGATTTGAGGAGTCGCTTTCCAAAACTGGTCATTTTGGCCCCCGTGCATTGGCCCCGTGCACGACAAGATTTTATACGGCACTGCCGTAGCCGTCAATGGGGTCGGCGGAAGAGGAAGGGGCTAACGCTTGCCGCCCCGTCAGTTGGGGCAGCCGTCTTTCGGCAGCTTGACGCACGGGCGCGAAACGCGCGCCCGGCCGCCTATTTCTCGACGAAGGCGCGCTCGATGACGTAATGGCCGGGGGTCGCGTGATTGCCTTCGACGAAGCCGCGCTCGTCGAGGATGCGGCGCAGATCGGCCAGCATCGAGGGGCTGCCGCACATCATGACCCGGTCATGCTTGCTGTCGAGCGGCGGCAGGCCGAGATCCTCGGACAAGGCATTCGAGGTGATGAGATCGGTGAGGCGTCCGCGATTGCGGAACGGTTCGCGCGTCACGGTCGGATAATAGATGAGCTTGCCGCGCACCAGATCGCCCAGGAATTCATGGTTCGGCAGCTCGCGCTGGATGAATTCGCCATAGGCGAGCTCGTTCACCTGGCGGCACCCATGCACCAGCACGACCTTGTCGTAGCGATCATAGGTGTCGGCGTCCTTGATGATGCTCAGGAACGGAGCGAGACCGGTGCCGGTGCCGAGCAGATAGAGGGTGCGGCCGGCGATCAGATTGTCATGGATGAGCGTGCCGGTCGCCTTGCGGTTGACCAGAACGGTGTCGCCCTCCTTCAGATGCTGGAGGCGCGAGGTCAAAGGCCCGTCCGGCACCTTGATCGAGAAGAATTCGAGATTCTCCTCATAATTGGCGCTCGCCATGCTGTAGGCCCGCAGCAGGGGCCGCCCCTCGATGTCGAGGCCGATCATGGTGAACTGCCCGCTCTGAAAGCGAAAAGACGGGCTGCGGCTGGTCGAGAAGCTGAACAACGTGTCGGTCCAATGATGGACGGCGAGCACGGTTTCACGATCGAGACTGCTCATTCCGGTCGCGCTCCGCTTGCCTTCGGGCTCATGGTCAGGATTGACGGCCTTCGTATCCGGTCGATATAACTAACTAGATAATTACCAAAGATCAACCGCGAGCGGCCGCGCGTTAGCTATGCGTTTGGCGCAGCCGATTCAAGACCAGGCAGGCCCGAGTTCCTGCGGCGCATCGTCATCGGCCTGCTGATCCGTGCCGGCCGCGCTCGGACGCAGGGCTGATGCTTTTGCGGACAGATTGGTTAGGATGGGGCGATGAACGAAGTTCTCACCGAGGCGCCGGGCGCCCGACCCGCCGGCAGGGGCAGGAGCGGGCCCCGCCCTCACGCCACAGCCGAGGCCGGCGCAACCTCGGCGCCGAAGCAGGTTCCGCGCGATGCCGACAAGACAAGGCTGAAGATCCTTGCGGCCGCGGCCGCCGAATTCGCCGAGAAGGGTCTCGCGGGAGCGCGCGTCGACGCCATCGCGGAGGCCTCCGGCGCCAATAAGCGCATGATCTATTATTATTTTTCGAGCAAGGACGGACTCTACACCGCCGTGCTCGAACGCGCCTATACGGATATGCGCGACGCCGAGCGGGCGCTGGCGCTCGATCATCTCGAGCCTTTCGAGGGCATCCGCAAGCTGGTCGAGTTCAAATTCGACTATTTCGTCGAGAACCCGACGACGATCAGCCTCCTGAACGGCGAGAACATGCTGGGTGCCGCCTATCTCAAGAAGTCGGACCGGCTGCGGGACATGCATGCCATTCTGGTGCGCACCATCGACGGTCTGCTGGAGCGCGGTGCGCTGAACGGCACGATGCGGAGCGGGGTCGACCCTCTGCATCTCTACATCTCGATCTCGGCCTTGAGCTATTTCTACTTCTCCAACGCGGCCACGCTCTCGACCGCGTTCGGACGCGAGCTCGCGACGCCGGCCGAGAACGCCATACGCCGCAAGCACGCGGTGGATGTCATCCTGGCTTTCCTGAAGGCGTAAGCAGTGGGAACGCGGGCGTCCTCGCCCGCTCTGCTGGCATCACTGCTGGGAAGAAGGGCGACCGGGACGGTCGCGGTCCCAGGGCAAAAGCCCGCGTCTCGCCATGTCCCTTTCGGTTGACAAGGCTGCGATTCTCATGTTGTAACTAACTGGTTACATAAGCAGAAATCACATCTCCTCGGCAGGGTGGGACCGCATATGAAATTCGGCGAATATCCCAAGGTCGCGTCGTTCGGCAGCGTCGCCGGTTTTCGAGCCCATCTCGCCGCGATCGGCATCGACATGCCCTGCGACGACATCGTGGCGAGCGGGGCGACCTCGCCGCTCGCAGCACCCTTGGAAATTGCCGGCATGAAGATCGGCAACCGCCTCGCCCTCAATCCGATGGAGGGCTGGGATGGCGAGCTCGATGGGCGTCCGAGCGAGAACACCATCAGGCGCTGGCGCCGCTTCGGCCTGAGCGGCGGCAAGCTGGTCTGGGGCGGTGAGGCGGTCGCGGTGCGCCCCGATGGGCGGGCCAATCCGAACCAGCTCGTCATGGCCGACCACACGCAAGCAGCGATCGCGCATCTTCGCGAGACCTTGGTCAGCGCCCATCGCGAGGCGACCGGCGGCGATGAGGGCCTGGTGATTGGCCTGCAGCTCACCCATTCGGGGCGCTTCTGCAAGCCGCATGATCACCGGAAATTCGAATCGGTGATCGCCTATCACCACCCCTTGCTCGACAAGAAATTCGGCTATCCACAGGATCGCCCGCTGATCAGCGACGACGAGATCCGCCGCCTGATCGAATGCTATGTGGATGCAGCGAAGCGCGCCCATGAATGCGGCTACGACTTCGTCGACATCAAGCATTGCCATGGCTATCTCGGCCATGAGCTGCTCAGCGCCCATACGCGCCAAGGCCCTTATGGCGGCAGCCTCGAGAACCGCACGCGCTTCCTGCGCGAGATCGTGGAGGGCATCAGGGCCGAGGTGCCGAAGCTCGGCATCGGCGTGCGGTTGAGCGCAGCCGACATCGTGCCTTTCCGCCCGGATCCCGCACAGTCCAAGCCCGGCGCGCTCGGCCCCGGAATCCCCGAGGAGGTGTCGCGCCTCCTGCCCTATCACTACGCCTTCGGCGTCGACCCGCAGAACCCGACCGAGATGGACCTGACCGAGCCCTTCGCCATGTTCGAGATCATGCGCGAGCTCGATATCCGCTTCGTCAACGTCACGCTGGCGAGCCCCTATTACAATCCGCATGTCACGCGCCCGGCCATCTATCCGCCTTCGGACGGCTATTTCCCGCCGGAGGACCCGCTGATCGGGGTGATGCGCCATCTCGACATCGTGCGACGCCTGAAGGAGCGCTTCCCGGATTTCTGCCTGATGGGCTCGGGCTATACCTATCTGCAGGAATATCTGCCGAATGTGGCGCAGGCCGTGCTGCGCCTCGGCTGGACCGATCTCGTCGGTCTCGGGCGCATGCTGCTCGCCTATCCGGAGGCGCCGCTCGACATCCTCGAAGGCCGCGGCGTGCAGAAGAAACGGCTCTGCCGCACCTTCAGCGACTGCACCACGGCCCCGCGCAACGGCCTGGTCTCGGGCTGCTACCCGCTCGACGCGCATTACAAGAAGTCCGAGGAGTTCAAGGCGCTCGCCGCCTTCAAGAAGCCGGCGAAAACGGCCTGAACCGCGACGGGCCTGACGCGGATCCGACCTGAAGGATGCCAGCCTCTTGACAGGGAGATTTATGCGATCTATTAGTTCGTCAACATGACGAACTAATAGGCACGATAGTGAACGTCGACCGCTCCTCCCTGGTCAGACAATTTTCAAGGCGCATGGTCGCGGAGGCGCTTTTGCATGATGCGCCGATCTCGCGCGCCAATCTGGCGCGGATGACGGGGCTGTCCAAGCAGACCATGTCCGAGGTGATCGCGGAGCTGGAAGCGGGCGGTTGGGTCAGATCGGTCGGTGTCACCAAAGGCGGCGTCGGGCGCACTGCCGTGACCTACGAGGTCGACCGGGGCGCGGCCCATTCGCTCGGCGTGGATCTCGGCGGCACCAAGGTGACGGCGGCCATCACCGATCTCGTCGGCGAGATCGTGGCGGAGGAGACAGAGCCGACCGATTCGCGCGGGGGGCGGCAGGTCGTCGTCCAGATCCGCAAGCTCGCAGCCAAGCTCGCGGCCAGCCAGTCTATCGACATGGCGCGCATCCGCAGCGTGGTGGTCGGCACGCCGGGCGTCATCGATCGAGCCACGGGGGCAATCACCCTCGTTCCGAACATCAAGGGTTTGTCGGAATTCGACGTGCCTCGCGCGCTCGCCGACCTGTTCGGCCAGACGGTCGTGATCGAGAACGACGTCAACCTCGCCATGCTGGGCGAGGCGTGGCGAGGTTGCGCGCGGGGCGCCGGCAATGCCGGATTCCTGGCGCTCGGCACCGGCGTCGGCCTCGGCCTGATCGTCGATGGCAAGCTCATTCGCGGCGCCACCGGGGCGGCAGGCGAGATCGCCTATCTGCCGATCGGCGCAGATGTCGTGTCGCCCGAGGCCCTGGCCGTCGGTGCGTTCGAGCTCGAGGTCGGATCGGTCGGAATCGTGCGGCGCTACAGGACCGCCGGCGGCCAGCCAGTCGAGACCGTGCGCGACGTCTTTGCCCGACTGGACGCCGGCGACGCGGTGGCGGCACGGGTTCTCGACGACACGGCCAATACCGTGGCCCTGGCGATCGCGGCCCTGCATACCATCGTCGATCCGCAGATCGTGGTGCTCGGCGGCAGCGTCGGCATTCGCCCCGAACTTGTGGAGCGTGTCCAGCGCGCCATGCCGACGATATTCGCCCGGCCCGTGAAGGTCGTCGCCAGCGATCTCGGCAGCCGCGCCGGCCTCGTCGGCGCGGTGTCGCTGGCGGTGAACCGCCTGCACAACGACCTCTTCGGCGTTCGAGACCTGCCGGGTGATCTCGCCCTGCCCGAAACCGGTTTGGCGAAGGCCGCGGAATGACCATCGACGCGTCCCTCATCGCGCGCCTGCGGGCCGCCCTCGACAGGGAGGGCGCGATCGACCTGCTCAGGCGCGCTGTCGGCACGCCGAGCGTGACCGGCACTGAGGCCGCTTTTGCCCATCTTCTGGCAGACGAGTTGACGGCGCTGGGCGCTCGGGACGTGACCCTGACCGAGTTCGCGCCGGGCCGCCCCAATGTCCGCGGTCTCGTCCCAGGCGCAGGCGGCGGACCATGCCTGCTGCTGACCGGCCACACCGATACCGTGCATGTGCGGGGCTGGGCGGAGCGCTGGGCCGGCACCGAGCGGGAGGACCCGTTCGGCGCAGCGATCGTCGACGGCGCGATATGGGGAAGGGGGACAGGCGATCTCAAGGCCGGCATCTGCACGACGCTCGCCGCGGCGCGCCTTCTCGCAGCGGCCGGCCTGCGCCAGCCAGCCGATGTCCTTTACGCCTTCATCGGCGATGAGGAGAGTGGCGAGCCAGGCAGCGGCGTCAGCGCCGGGATCAAGGCGCTGGTCGCGGAGATCGAGGCAGACACAGCTCCGCGCCCGGATTTCGCGGTCTATGTCGAGCCGACCGAGCTCAACATCTACACGGCGCAGATGGGCTTTCTCATCTGCGACATTGTCGTCACCGGCCGCTCGGCCTATTTCGGCGTGCCGGAAGCGGGCATCGACGCGCTGAAAGCCGCTCACGCCATCTTGTCGGCGCTGTTCGCGCATTCGGCCGAACTCGAGGCGCGCGCGCCGCACCGTCTCGTCGGACGCCCGTTCCTGCTGGTCACCGGCATCGAAGGGGGCGGCTACATCGCGGTGCCCGGCGAATGCCGCATCAGCCTCATCCTGAAGCTCTTGCCGGGCGAGAGCCTCGACGCCGCCGTTGCGGGGCTGGAAGCGGCCATTCGCGGCGCGCCGTTCGACCCGGCGATCTTGGTGTCGCTCGCCTATCCGGCGGGGCGCGACCATCGCGTCGGCGGCACGCCGACCGAGACGCCGCCTGAGCTCGCGGCGGTGCGCCTGCTCGCCGCGGCGGTGCAGGCCGTCCGGCCCGATCGCGGAGCCGTGGCGGGCGCGCCTTACTGGTCGGAGGCGCCTTTCCTCGTCAACCAACTCGGCGTTCCGGCGGTCTATTGCGCGCCGGGCGATATCAGGAATTGCCACACGCTCGAGGAGCGCGTCGTCGTCGAGGACTATCTCGACGGCATCGTCGCCTTCGCGGCGTTCCTCGCCAGCTTCGGCGAGACATCGACCGCATGACCAAACCGGCCCGAACCGAGGCCGCAACTAGAGGGAGGTATTCCATGCTCTTGAAGAGAAGCATCGCCGCGCTTGGGCTCAGCGCCATGCTGGCGATGACGATTCCCGCCATCGCCGGCGAAACGGTCGGCCCGGGCGGCGAGGTGGCGACGCCGTCGAGCGCGATCGCCTTGACCGACGCCGAGGTCGCCAAGCTGAAGGACGGCAAATACACGGCCGCGCTGTTGTGGCACACCTCGTCGGATTTCGTGAACGCCGTGACGGCCGGAGCGACCGACGAGTTCAAGCGCCTCGGCATCAGCGTGGTCGCCCAGACGGATGCCGGCTTCGACGCCGCCAAGCAGAAGAGCGATGTCGAGACCATCCTCGCCAAGAAGCCGAACGCCATCCTCGCCCTGCCGCTCGACCCCGTCACTGCCGCCGAGGCGTTCAAGCCCGCCGTCCAATCCGGTGTGAAGATCGTGCTCTTGTCGAACAAGCCCAAGGACTTCGTGCAGGGCAAGGACTATGTGACCATCGTCACCGACGATCTCTTCCAGATGGGCAAGCACGCGGCCGACGCGCTGGCCGAGGCCATCGGCAAGACCGGCAAGGTCGCCTACATCTATCACGACGCGCAATATTACGTGACCAACCAGCGCGACAATGCCTTCAAGACCACGATCGAGAAGGACTACCCCGATATCAAGATCGTCGCCTCGCAGGGAATTTCCGACCCGGCGCGGGCCGAGGACATCGCCAACGCGATCCTGCTGAAGAACCCTGGCCTCGACGGTATCTACGTGACCTGGGCCGAGCCTGCCGAAGGCGTCCTCGCGGCGCTGCGCAGCGCAGGCAATGCCAAGACGAAGATCGTGACGCTCGATCTCTCCGAGCCGGTCGGCCTCGACATGGTGAAGGGCGGCAACGTCGCGGCGATCGCCGCCGACAAAGCCTATGAGCTCGGCCGCGCCATGGCGGCCGCTGCGGGTTACGGGCTGCTCGGCAAGCAAGCACCGGCCTTCGTCGTGGCGCCGGTGATCACCGTCACCAAGGCCAATGTGCTGCAGGGCTGGCAGGACTCGCTGCACCGCGCAGCGCCGCAATCGATCCTCGGCGCGGCCAAATAGCCTCGGCCGATGAAACCCGGCCGGGCTCCGCCATCCGGCCGGGGCCCGGGACCAAGGCCAACCTCGATGACGGCCGGAACCAGTCTCTGCGTGGCGATCCGCCGGCGACGCTGAACTTTCCGCGACGTGGAGCCGGGCGGGTTCCCCCTGCCCGTCCCGTTCCGTCATCCTGGTCCCGAACGCAAGTGCGTGCCCTTGGAGCACACCACCATGCTGGCTCATTTCAGACTGATCGATCCGAGCCGATACGTCATCTATATCGGCTTCCTCGTGATCTTCGCTGTCTTCGCGGTCGTGCTGCGCGACGACGGCTTCGCCAGCCCCGGCAACCTGTTCAACATCGTGCAGCAGACCGCGCCGGTGACGGTGATGGCGATCGGCATGGTCTATGTGCTGACGGCAGGCG from Rhizobiales bacterium GAS188 includes:
- a CDS encoding putative transcriptional regulator, with the protein product MTSFGKRLLKSVDEARAIARGEADPSTYRVRMPPTVDVKAIRKRMGLTQAVFAARFGIPLPTLRDWEQRRRAPEGPSRVLLTVIDREPEAVERALAEA
- a CDS encoding transcriptional regulator, TetR family gives rise to the protein MNEVLTEAPGARPAGRGRSGPRPHATAEAGATSAPKQVPRDADKTRLKILAAAAAEFAEKGLAGARVDAIAEASGANKRMIYYYFSSKDGLYTAVLERAYTDMRDAERALALDHLEPFEGIRKLVEFKFDYFVENPTTISLLNGENMLGAAYLKKSDRLRDMHAILVRTIDGLLERGALNGTMRSGVDPLHLYISISALSYFYFSNAATLSTAFGRELATPAENAIRRKHAVDVILAFLKA
- a CDS encoding Kynurenine formamidase; protein product: MPRRIIDISVPLKAGIASDPPEMRPKIDYLDHHATAPGMAAFMSVPIEALPDGEYAAVERCTISTHNGTHLDAPYHYFSSMNHRLKPGGEPSMRIDEVPLEWCFQPAVKLDFRHFEDGYVATQGDVEAELKRIGHELRPLEIVVVNTRAGSRYGEDDYVDTGCGMGKEATLWMLERGVRLVGTDGWSWDAPFSHTRRKVAATGDASLIWEGHRAGREIGYSHLEKLHNLEVLPADGFEVVCFPVKVHRGSAGWTRAVAILPE
- a CDS encoding ferredoxin--NADP+ reductase, coding for MSSLDRETVLAVHHWTDTLFSFSTSRSPSFRFQSGQFTMIGLDIEGRPLLRAYSMASANYEENLEFFSIKVPDGPLTSRLQHLKEGDTVLVNRKATGTLIHDNLIAGRTLYLLGTGTGLAPFLSIIKDADTYDRYDKVVLVHGCRQVNELAYGEFIQRELPNHEFLGDLVRGKLIYYPTVTREPFRNRGRLTDLITSNALSEDLGLPPLDSKHDRVMMCGSPSMLADLRRILDERGFVEGNHATPGHYVIERAFVEK
- a CDS encoding 2,4-dienoyl-CoA reductase — translated: MKFGEYPKVASFGSVAGFRAHLAAIGIDMPCDDIVASGATSPLAAPLEIAGMKIGNRLALNPMEGWDGELDGRPSENTIRRWRRFGLSGGKLVWGGEAVAVRPDGRANPNQLVMADHTQAAIAHLRETLVSAHREATGGDEGLVIGLQLTHSGRFCKPHDHRKFESVIAYHHPLLDKKFGYPQDRPLISDDEIRRLIECYVDAAKRAHECGYDFVDIKHCHGYLGHELLSAHTRQGPYGGSLENRTRFLREIVEGIRAEVPKLGIGVRLSAADIVPFRPDPAQSKPGALGPGIPEEVSRLLPYHYAFGVDPQNPTEMDLTEPFAMFEIMRELDIRFVNVTLASPYYNPHVTRPAIYPPSDGYFPPEDPLIGVMRHLDIVRRLKERFPDFCLMGSGYTYLQEYLPNVAQAVLRLGWTDLVGLGRMLLAYPEAPLDILEGRGVQKKRLCRTFSDCTTAPRNGLVSGCYPLDAHYKKSEEFKALAAFKKPAKTA
- a CDS encoding protein-L-isoaspartate(D-aspartate) O-methyltransferase, with protein sequence MQRRHFIIGSLAALTDISIAGAALANVPKPYSFDEFPPADTRDGFIKWMEANRGEDPKYLAERFERYRVLVANKDLWDKRNMRAFLMVPREEFVLKQNLSRAYDHAFLDIGFGVTISGPHVVGRMTSTIDVKMGEKVLEIGTGSGYQSAYLANLTDKVWTIEIIKPLAERTRSIYDALINNGYGEYKAITSKNADGYYGWEEAGPFDKIIVTCGIDHVPPPLLQQLKPQGIMVIPVGPPGAQRLLKIVKEEAPDGTINVARSDIYNGRVVPFVPFTKLDGDVIAGTHNQ